GTTCAAGTAATGCGGCACCAATTGCACGGCAAATTATGGATTTCTACTTGAATAAACGCTTGCCACAAATTGAACGTCAAGAAAATGCTGAAAAAGAGAAAAAGACGGACCAAACTGATTTAGATGCGCCAGCACTAGAATCTCAACCAAGTGAGAATGAATAATGGAAGAAAAAGTGCCTTTATGCTTGCGATTATGGCAACGCTTACATATTGATTTTTTATTATTTATTGGATTAGCCGCTATTACGGCTTATGGCGTGCTTGTGCTTTATAGTGCATCAGGCGCCAGTGAAGTCATGTTCCAAAATCGTATTATTCAGGTCGTATTAGGTTTTGCCGTGATGATGATTATGGCGCAACTTCCCCCTAAATTTTATCAGCGACTCGCCCCTTACTTATATTTGGTGGGTTTTATCATGCTGATTTTGGTTGATGCTATCGGTACAACCAGTAAAGGGGCGCAACGTTGGTTAGATCTTGGGTTTATTCGCTTTCAGCCTTCTGAAATTGTCAAACTCGCGGTACCATTAATGGTCGCGGTATATTTAGGTAACCGTCCATTACCACCGAAAATGAGCGAAACCTTTATTGCTATCGCCATGATTATTGTGCCAACTTTACTTGTGGCTATTCAACCAGACTTAGGTACATCAATTCTGGTTAGTGCATCAGGCTTATTCGTGGTATTCTTAGCAGGGATGAGTTGGTGGCTTATTCTTGCTGCAGTAGTTGGCTTAGCGGCATTTATTCCTATCATGTGGATGTATTTAATGCATGACTACCAACGCATGCGTGTATTAACCTTACTTGACCCCGAGAAAGATCCACTTGGGGCGGGTTACCATATTTTGCAATCCAAAATTGCTATCGGTTCAGGCGGTATATCTGGCAAAGGATGGATGCAAGGGACACAATCCCAATTAGAATTTTTGCCTGAACCACACACTGATTTTATTTTTGCCGTGATGAGTGAAGAACATGGAATGGTCGGTTTTCTTATTCTGATGGCAATTTATTTGTTTATTATTATCCGTGGCTTAATAATTGCGGTAAATGCAGAAACCTCTTTCGGGCGTATTCTTGCTGGTGCAACCACACTGATATTCTTCGTTTATGTCTTCGTGAATATTGGTATGGTGAGTGGCATTTTGCCTGTTGTAGGGGTGCCTTTACCACTCTTTAGCTACGGCGGTACCTCATATGTCGCCATCATGGCAAGCTTTGGTTTAGTGATGTCCATTCATACTCACAAACCTCGCTTTATGAAAGGGAACTAATTTCCCTTTTGGCTTTCTTATGAAGAGCACCGATAATCTTGAAAGTAATAAGTATGACATTAAAAAATATCTTAAAAACGACCGCACTTTTCACCTTGATAAGCAGCTCAAGTTTTTCTGCTTTTGCCGATACGCAAAAAATGTATGGTATTCAAGGGGATTCGCTGTCGATTACTACGACCGTTCAAGCGCCACAAAGCTATGAAGTGAATGGTAAAACATATACCACACAAGGTGATGAGGCAAAGTCCTATTCAAAAGAAGGGACAGCAAGTTATTACCACCATAAATTTAATGGTCGTAAAACAGCTAATGGTGAACGCTATGATTCGGCACTTTTCACTGCCGCACATAAAACCTTACCTTTGAATTCTTATGCGGTTGTTACAAACTTACATAACAATCGCAAGGTGATTGTGCGAATTAATGATCGTGGTCCGTTTAGTGAGAAACGTATCATTGACTTATCTCATTCTGCCGCAAAAGAATTAGGCCTTATTGCTCGTGGTACAGGGCAAGTAAGAATTGAAGCTTTACATGTGGATCACAAAGGTCAAATTTCAGGTGCGGGAGCAAAAACGCTTGCCAAGCATGCTAAAACGCAAGAAGCCAGTGAGCGTTTAGTCGTCAATAAAAATAGCGAAAAAAAAAATCAAAACTTAGACAGCACAAACGATGCAAAAACTATTTTCAAGCTAAAACTACTCGCGCTGTCGTCAAAAAGCCAAGCAGAAAGCATCATCACAAAACTCGCGTTAGATGACATCAAAACGGAAATTAACCAAAATGGGCAAAACTATGAAATCCATTTTGGTCCATTAGCGGATCAAGCGGATATTAATCAATTAAAAACAAAATTACAAAAAACGATCAATGGGCAACCCGTAATCGTTTATACTTATAAAAACCAATAAGCTATTAAAGGAAATGCTATGTTAAAACAATCTGCAAAATTGAAAAAAATTGTACTCTTCTCGGGATTAATAGCAGCGTCAACATTTGCTGCCGCTGAAGATATTCAATACGGTATCGCTGTACCGGAAGTGAATGCGCAAACTTATGTTTTAATGGATTACAATTCTGGTGCGGTACTTGCATCACTTAACCCAGACCAACGCCAATACCCTGCTTCATTAACAAAAATGATGACTAGCTATGTGGTTGGTGCAGCATTAAAACAAGGTAAAATCCATAATGAAGATATGGTGACAATTAGCGAAAGCGCTTGGGGTAGAAATTTCCCTGATTCATCAAAAATGTTCTTAAATTTAAATCAACAAGTGTCTGTGGGTGATTTAAACAAAGGGATTATCATTGTTTCTGGTAATGATGCCTGTGTTGCTGTAGCTGAACATATTTCGGGTACCGTGGCTAACTTCGTTGATACCATGAATAAATACGTTCAACAATTTGGCTTAAAAAATACTAACTTCACCACACCACATGGTTTAGACGATCCAAACCAATATTCAACTGCACGTGATATGGCGATTATTGGTGCACATATTATTCGTGATTTACCGGAAGAATATAAAATCTACGCAGAAAAAGACTTTACTTTCAACAAAATCAAACAACCTAACCGTAATGGCTTATTATGGGATAAAACCATTAATGTTGATGGTATGAAAACCGGTCACACAAGCCAAGCAGGTTATAACCTTGTCGCATCAGCAACAAGTCCAAACAATATGCGTTTAATTTCTGTTGTAATGGGTGTACCGACCTATAAAGGCCGTGAAGTAGAAAGTAAAAAACTCTTACAATGGGGTTTTGCTAACTTTGAAACCTTAAAAACTCAAAAAGCAGGTGAAGAAATTTCAAAACAATCTGTTTACTACGGTGATAAAGGTGACGTTAAACTTGGTGTCTTAGAAGATGGCTTTATCACTGTGCCAAAAGGTAAACAAACTGACTTAAAAGCTCGTTATGAATTAGATAACAAATACTTACAAGCTCCTTTAGCAAAAGGTCAAGTGGTAGGTAAAATCGTTTATCAATTAGACGGCAAAGATGTCGCTACCGTAAATCTTCAAGCATTAGAAGATGTACAAGAAGGCGGCTTCTTAGGTAAAGGTTGGGACTGGTTAGTGTTAACAGTTAAAGGATTATTTGACTAAACACCTTGAAAATTAACCGCACTTCCCCATTTATATCACATCAATAAATTCGTAAGGTGTGTGAATTTAGCTGATTCACGCACCTTATTCTTAAATTAAGGAAACAACATGGCAACCGAAAACGATTATGAAAAATTAAAAGAAGTAATGGAATTCCCCGCTGCAATGACATTTAAAGTCGCAGGTGTTAACCGTGAAGGTTTAGCGCAAGACATCGTAGCAGTGATACAAAAATATTTACCGGGTGATTATATTCCAAAGGAAAAACGCAGTAGTAAAGGCACGTATAATTCAGTTTCGATTGATATCGTCGCGCAAAACTTTGAGCAAGTAGAAACCCTTTACAAAGAACTTGCAAAAGTTGAAGGCGTCAAAATGGTTCTCTAAGATGAACAATACTGATTTAATTGTCCGTCAATTAGGATTACAAGATTATCAGGAAATCTGGCATAAAATGCAGGAATTCACGGATAATCGAAATGCAGAAACCACCGATGAAATTTGGCTAGTTGAGCATCATCCTGTTTTCACACAAGGCCAAGCAGGCAAACCGGAACACTTATTACAACGCAGTAATATTCCTGTTGTTCAATCTGATCGTGGTGGTCAAATTACCTATCATGGTCCTGGTCAGCAGGTCATGTATGTGCTCATTGATATTAAACGTCATGAACATTTAAATGTTCGCCAATTAGTGACCGCACTTGAACAATCCGTTGTAAAAACCCTAGCAGACTATGGTATTGAAGGTTATCCCAAACCAGATGCACCTGGCGTGTATATTGATGGCAAAAAAATCTGTTCATTAGGTTTACGCATTCGAAAAGGCTGCTCTTTCCATGGCCTCGCGTTTAATATCAATATGGATCTTAATCCTTTCCATTACATTAATCCTTGTGGCTATGCAGGGCTTGAAATGTGTCAGCTTACTGATTTTATCGGTAAAGAAGAGGCAACACTTGACAAGGTTTCCCCAAAATTAATTAAACACTTTGCCGAACTTTTGGGCTATAATGTTACAAATTTATAACATTCACTTTTATAACACATTTAAAAATGCCTGAATCAGGCATTTTTCTTTAGGAAAGAACAATGTCAACGCCTTTTAAAATGGAACGCGGTGTGAAATACCGTGATGCCGCCAAAACATCGATTATCCCTGTTAAAAACATCGATCCTAATCAAGAATTATTGAAAAAGCCGGAATGGATGAAAATCAAATTGCCATCTAGCTCATTAAAGATTGAGACTATCAAAAACGGGATGCGTCGTCATGGGCTACATTCTGTCTGCGAAGAAGCGTCTTGTCCAAATCTACACGAGTGCTTTAACCATGGTACGGCAACCTTTATGATTTTAGGGGCGATTTGTACTCGTCGTTGCCCATTCTGTGACGTTGCACATGGTAAACCCTTACCGCCCGATCCGGATGAACCACGTAAATTAGCTGAAACTATCCAAGATATGAAGTTGAAATATGTGGTAATTACCTCTGTAGACCGTGATGATTTACCCGATCGTGGTGCAGGTCATTTTGCTGAATGTGTAAAAGAAGTGCGTGCATTAAATCCTGGCATCAAAATTGAGATTTTGGTTCCTGATTTCCGAGGACGTATTACTCAAGCCTTAGAAAAATTAAAAGACAATCCACCGGATGTATTCAATCACAACTTGGAAAATGTGCCTCGTTTATATAAAGAAATTCGTCCAGGTGCTGATTATCAATGGTCTTTAAAATTACTCCATGATTTCAAAGAAATGTTCCCAAACATCCCAACTAAATCAGGTTTAATGGTTGGATTAGGTGAAACCAATGAAGAAATTCTTGAAGTGATGAAAGACTTACGTGCAAATGGCGTAACCATGCTTACACTGGGTCAATATCTCCAACCAAGTCGCCACCACTTACCGGTTGCACGCTATGTGCCACCAGCCGAATTTGATGAGTTCCGTGATAAAGCCAACGCAATGGGCTTTGAACACGCAGCTTGTGGTCCATTTGTTCGCTCGTCCTACCATGCTGATTTACAAGCAAGTGGTGGATTAGTGAAGTAATCCAAAACAGCTAAAAAAATGACCGCACATTGAATCTCAAGTGCGGTCATTTTTTATGTCATCCTTTCAGCTAGTCAGTTGCTGCTGGCTTCTCTTCTTCGCCCTCATCAGTCTCCATCATGCTTTCTTGACGAAGGTCTTCAAGGGTGCGACCATTAATTAAGTAGCCATTTTCCGTTTTTTCCACTCTAGAAACGTAATTATCACCTTCTTCTACAAATTCTCGGTGAAGTTTTCCATCATGTTTCACAAAGCTACTTAAATATTGCCAAAAGTATGAATTTTCCTTAATAGCTAAGGCTTTTTCATTTTGATTATCAAATAACATTTTACTTAATGTCAGATTAAATGTGCCTTCAATATTATCTGGAATCATGTCTGATGAATCATCTTCGGGCACTTGAGGCACAATACCACTCACTTCCAATTTAACTGGATAAGCATTGGTCTCTGGATAAGTATTTAGATTTAAATTCAACGTTGCATTATCAACGATTAAATCAAGCTCTTTCCAGGAGTTTTTGATGTATTTATCAAATGTAGCTGACGTTAAATGTGTGCTGCATAAAGCCCCATAAAATGGTGCTGAGCAAAATCTTGCTGATAAATGCGCTTTGCTGTGATTAATTTTAAATGGTGCATCAACTGCTAATTTTTCAAATTGGAACCCTGCACTTGGATAACTGGCTTTATTCGCAGACAATGTGATATGTTCATTATATTGATCATTGTCTAGTGTTTCCGTCTTATCACTGGCTGATACGTCATCAAGCACTAGATCGGCCATATTAAATGATTTTAAGGCTGCCTCAATATTGGTTTTGCCACTGAATTCTCTCACCCATTTATCTTTGGCATTCAAGAAGTCTTTATTGTCTTTTGATGGTGCCTCTTTCTCAGCAAAAGCATCTAATAAAAACGGTACAAACGCCAATTCGTTTGCCACGTTGTAATCATCTAACTGAATATTAACTTTACCGCCTTTAGCTTCCCATTTACGCTCTTCATCAGCAGGGGTTTGTTTCACACTATCAACATTCAGTTTAAAATCTACATTAGCCTTGGTTAAATCCGTATTCGCCAACTTAAGTTCAAGACCGGCATTTTGTAAGTTAAAGTAAGGTTGATTATTTTTAGGCACATTGACAGAAAGCACGGATAATGAACCATCAAAACGATCGTTTTGTGTAAAAATTTTCGTTAACAAATTGACGCCATCTTTAATGTCTAGTGAGCCATCACTTAATTTTTTAAATTCATGATGAAAATTGACTGCACTTGGCACGCCATTTTGTTTAATCAATAAATTCAAACCACCAGCTGTTGCTTGGCTTTCTTCTGTCGTACGGCTTTTATTGGCAATACGTAAAATATCACTACTGAATTTCGTACTCAGATCACGCTTATCTGCCTCACCTGATTTCACGTCAAAGTGGTACGTCGCATTTTTCATATAAACATGGGTGTTTTCGCCATTTAACAACGCCACTTCGGCATTTTTCGCGGTTAAGTCAATACTTGATAGATCGTATTGATTTGCGCCGACAGGCACTAGGCGAGCTTCACCTTCAATTTGTTCCAGTTTAGTGTCTTTATCGTAATTAAAACCACTTAAGGTGGTTTTTAGCTCAACTTCTTTATTTTTTAAGAAATGAAGACCGATAGAAAGGTTTTGGGACTTATTCGCAAAATCACGGAATTCCGTCAAAATATCAGACTGTAAATAATCCCCTACCGGCGAAAATTTACTATTAATCGTGTTTTTATCAATCGTGATATTTAATGTTTTATTTAATTGACGAACTAATTGATCGGACAGCTGAGACTCCGCTGTAATGAAGAAAGGCAGCGCCGTGAGCTTAGTTGAAATCACATTTGTGGTTTTCGCATCACTATCTTTTACACTAAAGATCAACTCACGAATAAAAAAGTTTTTCGCGGTTTGCGTCACATTTAAGGTTGCTTGGTTATCCAAAGAATAAGGGAAATTTTTTAACACCTGATCGATTTTATGATTGGTGTAAAATTGTGCGCCGATCCCAAGTGCCACTGCGATAGCCGAAATCGTCAATGCTATTGTTCTTTTCTTGCTCATAATGTCCCCAAATACGATCTCACTTTACGATCTCAAAATCCTTTTGAAAAATTAACCGCACTTTTATCTTCAAAGTGCGGTCAGTTTCCAGTCTATTTTAGCCTAAGATTTTATCTAACTCTTGGCTTACTTCTTCCACTTTTTGAGTACCATCTAAACGGAAATATTGCGTATTACCTGCTTTTGCTTCAGCTTGGTAATAATCAATTAATGGGCTGGTTTGTTTGTGGTAAACCGCTAAACGATCTAACACAGTTTCTGGTTTATCATCCGCACGGATAATTAAATCTTCACCCGTTACATCGTCTTTACCTTCCACTTTTGGTGGGTTGTAAACGATGTGATAAGAACGGCCAGATGCTTGGTGTACGCGACGACCACTCATACGTTCAACGATCACTTCATCCGGTACATCAAACTCTAAAACGTAGTCAATTTTCACGCCAGAATCTTTTAATGCATCCGCTTGTGGAATCGTACGTGGGAAACCATCTAATAAGAAACCATTTGCACAATCTGGTTGAGAAATACGATCTTTTACTAATGCAACGGTTAATTCATCCGGTACTAATTTCCCTTCATCCATTAATGCTTTTGCTTGTTTACCTAATTCTGTCCCCGCTTTAATCGCTGCACGGAACATATCCCCTGTTGAAATTTGTGGGATGCCAAACTTGTTCATAATAAATTGTGCTTGTGTGCCTTTTCCTGCACCTGGTGCACCTAAAAGAATAATTTTCATACGAATCTCCAATAAATAATAGACCTGTTTAAAATACCGTTAAAGCCTTGTTTGGTCAAATGATTTTGCTGTTAATTTTGACCGCACTTTATTTTATTTTAAGCTTTTTCATTTCCTTTTTCATTCCATGGCGCCACCCAGAATAAACAAATCATTCCTGGGATAGCGAGGAATAAACAAATCCAGAAAAAATGATAGTAACCTACTGCTTTGACCAAGTAACCCGATAACATACCAAGCCCTTTACTCGGTAAAGCAGAAAGACTGGTAAATAAGGCTAACTGAGTGGCAGTATAAAGCGGATTGGTTTCACGAGCCATAAAAGCAACAAAGGCAGCAGTGCCCAGACCAACACCGATATATTCCCCCGCAATCACGAAACCTAATTTCCAAAGTTCAGCTGCACCGATTTGGTCAAAATGCCCAAATGCAGCTAACCAAATAAATCCACCAATAGTGATTAATTGGATAAAACCAAATACCCATAATGCGCGGTTAATGCCTAGGCGCAACATAATCACGCCCCCCACGAGACCGGCAGAGATACTTGCCCAAAGTGAAGTGCTTTTTACCACCAACGCAATATGCTCTTTTTCAAAGCCCATGTCATAGACGAATTTAGTTTGTAACGTAGTAGCAAACGAATCACCAAATTTATACAAGAACAAAAAGAGTAAAAAACCGATGGCTTGGGCGACACCTTTGCGTTGGAAGAACTCTTTCAAGGGTATCCAAAACACCATATAGAAAGGTTGCTCACGATCGACCTGTGCAATCTGCGGTTCTTTCGCTAAAAAGAGCGTCATAAATATGCCCGCTAACATACAAAGTGCGGTCAATAAAAAGACGGTTTCCCATGGATAAATCGTCGCTAAATAAAGTGAGAGTCCCCCAGGAATTAAACCTGCAACACGATAAGCATTGATATGGATGGTGTTTCCCAATCCTAATTCATTATCGGTCAAAATTTCACGGCGATAAGCATCAAGCACAATATCTTGTGTCGCAGATACAAAGGCAATAAATGTCGCAAGTTTAGCCACTGTTCCCAACTGTGCCACAGGATCAAACTGACTAATCGCATAAAGCGAAATCAGCAAAATCACTTGAGAAATCAATAACCAACTACGACGACGCCCTAAAAAATGCGGAAAATAGCGATCTAATAACGGTGCCCATAAAAACTTCAAACCATATGGCACCATCACCCCTGTCAATGCACCGATTAATTCAACGGAAAGCCCTTTATCTGTCAGCCATACCGGCAACATTTGCAATAACACAAAAAGTGGTAAACCTGAGCTAAATCCAGTGAAGACACAGATCAGCATTTTGCGGGTAAATATTTGACTAGAAAGGGATTGTTCTGACATAAAGTGCGGTTATTTTTGAGCGTGTTTCATCTGATTAAAATATTAAGGGCGGAATGATACTCCGCCCAACAAGAGTGAGATTAATCTCTGTATCCTTTCGGATTATTTTTTTGCCAATTCCAGGTATCTTTCATCATTTGCTCAAGGCCTCGCTCAGCTGTCCAATTTAACTCTTTTGCAGCAAGACTTGGATCGGAATAGCAGGTTGCAATATCGCCTGGGCGACGTGCGACAAGACGATATGGAATTTTAATATTGTTCGCTTGCTCAAACGCTTTCACCATATCAAGCACAGAATACCCAGTACCTGTACCCAAGTTATAAATGTGTAAACCCGCGTCATTTTCATGGCGATTTAATGCTTTTAAGTGACCAATCGCTAAATCCACCACATGGATATAATCACGTACCCCTGTGCCATCATGAGTATCATAATCGCTACCAAACACCGAAAGTTGTGGTAATTTACCAATGGCAACTTGGCTAATGTAAGGTAATAGATTATTTGGAATGCCGTTTGGATCTTCACCAATCAAGCCACTTGCATGCGCACCCACTGGGTTGAAATAACGTAAGATCGTCATGCTAAATTGCGGTTCAGCTTTAGCAACATCAGTCAGAATTTGTTCCACCATGTATTTAGATGTACCGTAAGGATTGGTTGTACCGCCCACTTTGCAGTCTTCTGTAATTGGAATAATTTCTGGATCACCATAAACCGTTGCAGATGAACTAAATACAAAGTTCCACACGCCTGCTTTTTTCATTTCTTGAATCAAAACAATCGTGCCCGCTACATTGTTCATATAGTATTCGGCTGGTTTTTGAACACTTTCACCCACAGCTTTTAAACCCGCAAAATGGATGACCGATTGAATACTGTTTTCAGCAAAGATTTTTTGCAATAAAGCACGATCTAAAATATCGCCTTCATAAAACTTCACGTCTTTACCGGTAATTTCTTTGACTCGCTCTAAAGATTTTGGGGAGGAATTGCATAAATTATCCAATACCACCACTTCTTTATTTGCATTTAATAATTCCACTACGGTGTGTGAACCGATATAGCCGGCTCCACCTGTTACTAAAATCGCCATGGGTTGCTCCTTAATCATTTTGTTCGTGAATTATAACATTGATTTCTACGATACATAAATTTATCCCCTTTTTTGACCGCACTTTGGTGTGATCGTTGTCACAGAATAAACATTTTTCTATAGGAATTTGATTTGGGTCATTGAAGCACCTCTCGATGAAGCGAATAATAGCCTGCGAAAATCGAAAAGATAAAGGAAGACAACATGAAACCTCAAACACTTCAAAAAACCGCACTCGCATTACTCGTTGGTTGGTATGCTGCCAATGCAGCCGCTTATTCTGAACAAGGCCAAGCTGGTAATACCAAAAGC
The sequence above is a segment of the Haemophilus parainfluenzae genome. Coding sequences within it:
- the rodA gene encoding rod shape-determining protein RodA encodes the protein MEEKVPLCLRLWQRLHIDFLLFIGLAAITAYGVLVLYSASGASEVMFQNRIIQVVLGFAVMMIMAQLPPKFYQRLAPYLYLVGFIMLILVDAIGTTSKGAQRWLDLGFIRFQPSEIVKLAVPLMVAVYLGNRPLPPKMSETFIAIAMIIVPTLLVAIQPDLGTSILVSASGLFVVFLAGMSWWLILAAVVGLAAFIPIMWMYLMHDYQRMRVLTLLDPEKDPLGAGYHILQSKIAIGSGGISGKGWMQGTQSQLEFLPEPHTDFIFAVMSEEHGMVGFLILMAIYLFIIIRGLIIAVNAETSFGRILAGATTLIFFVYVFVNIGMVSGILPVVGVPLPLFSYGGTSYVAIMASFGLVMSIHTHKPRFMKGN
- a CDS encoding MFS transporter codes for the protein MSEQSLSSQIFTRKMLICVFTGFSSGLPLFVLLQMLPVWLTDKGLSVELIGALTGVMVPYGLKFLWAPLLDRYFPHFLGRRRSWLLISQVILLISLYAISQFDPVAQLGTVAKLATFIAFVSATQDIVLDAYRREILTDNELGLGNTIHINAYRVAGLIPGGLSLYLATIYPWETVFLLTALCMLAGIFMTLFLAKEPQIAQVDREQPFYMVFWIPLKEFFQRKGVAQAIGFLLFLFLYKFGDSFATTLQTKFVYDMGFEKEHIALVVKSTSLWASISAGLVGGVIMLRLGINRALWVFGFIQLITIGGFIWLAAFGHFDQIGAAELWKLGFVIAGEYIGVGLGTAAFVAFMARETNPLYTATQLALFTSLSALPSKGLGMLSGYLVKAVGYYHFFWICLFLAIPGMICLFWVAPWNEKGNEKA
- a CDS encoding septal ring lytic transglycosylase RlpA family protein; this translates as MTLKNILKTTALFTLISSSSFSAFADTQKMYGIQGDSLSITTTVQAPQSYEVNGKTYTTQGDEAKSYSKEGTASYYHHKFNGRKTANGERYDSALFTAAHKTLPLNSYAVVTNLHNNRKVIVRINDRGPFSEKRIIDLSHSAAKELGLIARGTGQVRIEALHVDHKGQISGAGAKTLAKHAKTQEASERLVVNKNSEKKNQNLDSTNDAKTIFKLKLLALSSKSQAESIITKLALDDIKTEINQNGQNYEIHFGPLADQADINQLKTKLQKTINGQPVIVYTYKNQ
- the lipA gene encoding lipoyl synthase, producing MSTPFKMERGVKYRDAAKTSIIPVKNIDPNQELLKKPEWMKIKLPSSSLKIETIKNGMRRHGLHSVCEEASCPNLHECFNHGTATFMILGAICTRRCPFCDVAHGKPLPPDPDEPRKLAETIQDMKLKYVVITSVDRDDLPDRGAGHFAECVKEVRALNPGIKIEILVPDFRGRITQALEKLKDNPPDVFNHNLENVPRLYKEIRPGADYQWSLKLLHDFKEMFPNIPTKSGLMVGLGETNEEILEVMKDLRANGVTMLTLGQYLQPSRHHLPVARYVPPAEFDEFRDKANAMGFEHAACGPFVRSSYHADLQASGGLVK
- the ybeD gene encoding DUF493 family protein YbeD, translating into MATENDYEKLKEVMEFPAAMTFKVAGVNREGLAQDIVAVIQKYLPGDYIPKEKRSSKGTYNSVSIDIVAQNFEQVETLYKELAKVEGVKMVL
- a CDS encoding D-alanyl-D-alanine carboxypeptidase family protein codes for the protein MLKQSAKLKKIVLFSGLIAASTFAAAEDIQYGIAVPEVNAQTYVLMDYNSGAVLASLNPDQRQYPASLTKMMTSYVVGAALKQGKIHNEDMVTISESAWGRNFPDSSKMFLNLNQQVSVGDLNKGIIIVSGNDACVAVAEHISGTVANFVDTMNKYVQQFGLKNTNFTTPHGLDDPNQYSTARDMAIIGAHIIRDLPEEYKIYAEKDFTFNKIKQPNRNGLLWDKTINVDGMKTGHTSQAGYNLVASATSPNNMRLISVVMGVPTYKGREVESKKLLQWGFANFETLKTQKAGEEISKQSVYYGDKGDVKLGVLEDGFITVPKGKQTDLKARYELDNKYLQAPLAKGQVVGKIVYQLDGKDVATVNLQALEDVQEGGFLGKGWDWLVLTVKGLFD
- the adk gene encoding adenylate kinase, whose product is MKIILLGAPGAGKGTQAQFIMNKFGIPQISTGDMFRAAIKAGTELGKQAKALMDEGKLVPDELTVALVKDRISQPDCANGFLLDGFPRTIPQADALKDSGVKIDYVLEFDVPDEVIVERMSGRRVHQASGRSYHIVYNPPKVEGKDDVTGEDLIIRADDKPETVLDRLAVYHKQTSPLIDYYQAEAKAGNTQYFRLDGTQKVEEVSQELDKILG
- the galE gene encoding UDP-glucose 4-epimerase GalE, whose translation is MAILVTGGAGYIGSHTVVELLNANKEVVVLDNLCNSSPKSLERVKEITGKDVKFYEGDILDRALLQKIFAENSIQSVIHFAGLKAVGESVQKPAEYYMNNVAGTIVLIQEMKKAGVWNFVFSSSATVYGDPEIIPITEDCKVGGTTNPYGTSKYMVEQILTDVAKAEPQFSMTILRYFNPVGAHASGLIGEDPNGIPNNLLPYISQVAIGKLPQLSVFGSDYDTHDGTGVRDYIHVVDLAIGHLKALNRHENDAGLHIYNLGTGTGYSVLDMVKAFEQANNIKIPYRLVARRPGDIATCYSDPSLAAKELNWTAERGLEQMMKDTWNWQKNNPKGYRD
- the lipB gene encoding lipoyl(octanoyl) transferase LipB, which produces MNNTDLIVRQLGLQDYQEIWHKMQEFTDNRNAETTDEIWLVEHHPVFTQGQAGKPEHLLQRSNIPVVQSDRGGQITYHGPGQQVMYVLIDIKRHEHLNVRQLVTALEQSVVKTLADYGIEGYPKPDAPGVYIDGKKICSLGLRIRKGCSFHGLAFNINMDLNPFHYINPCGYAGLEMCQLTDFIGKEEATLDKVSPKLIKHFAELLGYNVTNL